One window of Fusobacterium polymorphum genomic DNA carries:
- a CDS encoding peptidase U32 family protein — MKKVELLAPAGNMEKFKMALHYGADAVFMGGKMFNLRAGSNNFSDEELEEAVAYAHERGKRVYVTLNIIPHNDELEALPEYVKFLEKVGVDGVIVADLGVFQVVKENSDLNISISTQASNTNWRSVKMWKDMGAKRVVLAREISLENIKEIREKVPDIELEVFVHGAMCMAISGRCLLSNYMTGRDANRGDCAQACRWKYSLVEETRPGETMPVYEDEHGTYIFNSKDLCTIEMIDKILDAGVDSLKIEGRMKGIYYVSNCVKVYKDALNSYYSGNYEYNPEWRNELESISNRSYTEGFYHGKAGKESLNYNNRNSYSQTHKLVAKIEKKLSDNEYLVAIRNKLFVGQEVQIVSPEIKVRDFIMPEMILLDKMGRETESVESANPNSFVKIKTDIPMNELDMLRIVL; from the coding sequence TTGAAAAAGGTAGAATTACTAGCACCTGCTGGGAATATGGAAAAATTTAAGATGGCATTACATTATGGAGCAGATGCTGTATTTATGGGTGGAAAGATGTTTAACTTAAGAGCAGGGAGCAATAACTTCTCTGATGAAGAATTAGAAGAAGCAGTAGCTTACGCTCATGAAAGAGGGAAAAGAGTTTATGTAACTCTTAATATAATTCCACACAATGATGAACTAGAAGCTTTACCTGAATATGTAAAGTTTTTAGAAAAAGTAGGAGTAGATGGAGTTATTGTTGCTGACTTAGGAGTATTTCAAGTTGTAAAAGAAAACTCTGATTTGAATATTAGTATCAGTACACAAGCAAGTAACACAAACTGGAGATCAGTTAAAATGTGGAAGGATATGGGAGCAAAAAGAGTTGTTCTTGCAAGGGAAATTTCTTTGGAAAATATAAAAGAAATTAGAGAAAAAGTACCAGACATAGAATTAGAAGTTTTTGTACATGGAGCTATGTGTATGGCAATTTCTGGAAGATGTCTATTAAGTAACTATATGACAGGTAGAGATGCAAACAGAGGAGATTGTGCTCAAGCTTGTAGATGGAAATATTCATTAGTAGAAGAAACAAGACCTGGTGAAACTATGCCAGTATATGAAGATGAACATGGAACATATATTTTTAACTCAAAAGATTTATGCACTATTGAGATGATAGATAAAATCTTAGATGCAGGAGTAGATTCACTTAAAATTGAAGGTAGAATGAAAGGGATTTATTATGTATCTAACTGTGTAAAAGTATATAAGGATGCTTTAAATTCTTATTATAGTGGAAATTATGAATATAATCCTGAATGGAGAAATGAACTTGAATCTATTTCAAATAGATCATATACAGAAGGTTTCTACCATGGAAAAGCAGGTAAAGAATCTTTAAACTATAATAATAGAAATTCTTATAGTCAAACACATAAATTAGTTGCTAAAATAGAGAAAAAATTAAGTGATAATGAATATCTAGTAGCAATTAGAAATAAATTATTTGTTGGGCAAGAAGTTCAAATTGTTAGTCCAGAAATAAAAGTTAGAGACTTTATAATGCCTGAAATGATTTTATTAGATAAAATGGGTAGAGAAACTGAAAGTGTTGAATCAGCAAATCCAAATTCATTTGTAAAGATAAAAACAGATATCCCCATGAATGAACTTGATATGCTAAGAATTGTTTTATAA
- a CDS encoding FxLYD domain-containing protein translates to MKKIIAILVLSLSLVACGLVSATGSVVGGTIKAVGSVTGAVIKTTGKIIGSVIGGSDSEVKVKDTKYKFSGVELEIDQYSAVVTGKLSHNGSTKKNLRLSIPCFDKDGNRVGDAIATIDELEKGKKWEFRAVLNEPNVASCKIKDAYITVD, encoded by the coding sequence ATGAAAAAAATTATCGCTATATTAGTTTTAAGTTTATCTCTTGTTGCTTGTGGACTTGTAAGTGCAACTGGAAGTGTTGTTGGAGGAACAATAAAAGCTGTTGGTTCAGTTACAGGTGCTGTTATAAAGACAACTGGTAAAATAATTGGAAGTGTAATTGGTGGAAGTGACAGCGAAGTTAAAGTTAAAGATACTAAATATAAATTTTCTGGTGTAGAACTAGAAATTGACCAATACTCTGCTGTTGTAACTGGAAAATTATCTCATAATGGAAGTACAAAGAAAAATCTTCGTCTTTCTATTCCTTGTTTTGATAAAGATGGAAATAGAGTTGGAGATGCTATTGCTACTATTGATGAACTTGAAAAAGGTAAGAAGTGGGAATTTAGAGCTGTTCTAAATGAACCTAATGTTGCATCTTGCAAAATAAAAGATGCTTATATCACTGTAGACTAA
- a CDS encoding putative manganese-dependent inorganic diphosphatase: protein MEEILVFGHKNPDTDSICSSIAMANLREKQGLKASPCRLGELNKETKFVLDKVGIKAPKLLKTVSAQITDLNYVEKSTVSTEDSIKEALDLMTKENFSSLPVIDKGGYFKTMLSISDIANTYLEIDYSDLFSKYSTTYENLQEALDGEIISGVYPKGEITSNLKEVSELESMKKGDIIITTSLTDGIDKSIQAGAKVVIVCCKKGDFISPRVTSECAIMLVRHSLVKSISLISQSISVGGILNTEKVLFNFNKEDFLNEIRGIMKDANQTNFPVLEDDGKVYGTIRTKHLIDFHRKKVIMVDHNEFSQSVEGIQDAQILEVVDHHKFANFQTNEATKIRTEPVGCTSTIVYGLYKEAKIEPDEKTALLMLSAILSDTLLFKSPTCTSKDVEVAKELAKLAKIKDIEKYGMEMLVAGTSMSKENMKEIINQDKKVFPVGDMEIAVAQINTVQIQELADRKAEIKKEVEHEIGKYGYSLFIFVVTDIINSNSLLFVYGKEIDLVQNAFKKDVVDNEVLLENVVSRKKQIIPFLMTAAQNM, encoded by the coding sequence ATGGAAGAAATATTAGTTTTTGGACATAAAAATCCAGATACAGATAGTATATGTTCAAGCATAGCAATGGCTAATTTAAGAGAAAAACAAGGTTTAAAAGCATCACCTTGTCGTTTAGGAGAATTAAATAAAGAAACAAAATTTGTCTTAGATAAAGTTGGAATAAAAGCACCTAAATTATTAAAAACAGTAAGTGCACAGATAACAGATTTAAATTATGTAGAAAAAAGTACAGTGTCAACAGAAGATTCTATAAAAGAAGCCTTAGATTTAATGACAAAAGAAAATTTTTCAAGTTTACCAGTGATAGATAAAGGCGGATATTTTAAAACAATGTTGAGTATATCAGATATTGCTAACACTTATTTAGAAATAGATTATTCAGATTTATTTAGTAAATATAGCACAACTTATGAAAATTTACAAGAAGCTTTAGATGGAGAGATTATAAGTGGAGTCTATCCAAAAGGAGAAATAACATCTAATTTAAAGGAAGTTTCAGAGTTAGAAAGTATGAAAAAGGGAGATATTATTATAACTACTTCTTTAACTGATGGTATAGATAAATCTATTCAAGCAGGAGCAAAAGTTGTAATAGTATGTTGTAAAAAAGGAGATTTCATAAGTCCTCGTGTAACATCAGAATGTGCTATTATGTTGGTTAGACATTCTCTTGTTAAATCTATATCTTTAATAAGTCAATCTATATCAGTTGGAGGAATTTTAAATACTGAGAAAGTTCTTTTCAATTTTAATAAGGAAGATTTCTTAAATGAAATTAGAGGAATAATGAAAGATGCAAACCAAACAAATTTTCCTGTCTTAGAAGATGATGGGAAAGTTTATGGAACTATAAGAACAAAACACCTTATAGATTTCCATAGAAAGAAAGTTATTATGGTAGATCACAATGAATTTTCTCAATCAGTTGAAGGGATACAAGATGCACAGATACTTGAAGTTGTTGACCATCATAAGTTTGCAAATTTTCAAACAAATGAGGCTACAAAAATTCGTACAGAGCCAGTTGGTTGTACATCTACAATAGTTTACGGACTATATAAGGAAGCTAAAATCGAACCAGATGAAAAGACTGCACTTCTTATGTTAAGTGCTATACTTTCAGATACTTTACTTTTTAAATCTCCTACTTGTACATCAAAAGATGTTGAAGTAGCAAAAGAATTAGCAAAACTTGCTAAAATTAAAGATATAGAAAAATATGGGATGGAAATGTTAGTTGCAGGAACTTCTATGTCTAAGGAAAATATGAAAGAAATTATAAATCAAGATAAAAAAGTTTTCCCAGTTGGAGATATGGAAATAGCAGTTGCACAAATAAATACAGTGCAAATTCAAGAATTGGCTGATAGAAAAGCAGAAATTAAAAAAGAAGTAGAACATGAAATAGGAAAATATGGGTATTCATTGTTTATCTTTGTTGTGACAGATATTATAAATTCTAATTCATTGTTATTTGTCTATGGAAAAGAAATAGACTTAGTTCAAAATGCTTTTAAGAAAGATGTTGTTGATAATGAAGTTTTACTTGAAAATGTTGTTTCAAGAAAGAAACAAATAATACCTTTCTTAATGACAGCAGCACAAAATATGTAA
- a CDS encoding TetR/AcrR family transcriptional regulator, with product MARKCAYTKEMILEAAIKLFKKEGSDAITAKNIAKELNCSVAPIYSVYLSLDDLKKDLAFEIEKNILEENNVHPLLSKMLAKLEVYDTDEEFSTKLKEIKQNILNKENKISIFSQFSDFISLIYQTRKNKFSKLKILEIIAKHKKYITEFRNNKSK from the coding sequence ATGGCCAGAAAATGTGCTTACACCAAGGAAATGATACTAGAAGCTGCTATAAAACTCTTTAAAAAAGAAGGTTCTGATGCAATAACTGCTAAAAATATTGCAAAAGAGCTTAATTGTTCTGTTGCACCAATATATTCTGTTTATTTAAGTTTAGATGATTTAAAGAAAGATTTAGCTTTTGAAATTGAAAAAAATATACTTGAAGAAAATAATGTTCATCCTTTACTTTCAAAAATGCTTGCCAAATTAGAAGTATATGATACTGATGAAGAATTTTCTACTAAATTAAAAGAAATTAAACAAAATATATTAAACAAAGAAAATAAAATAAGTATTTTCTCTCAATTTTCAGATTTTATATCTTTAATATATCAAACTAGAAAAAATAAATTTTCAAAATTAAAAATTCTTGAAATTATTGCAAAACATAAGAAATATATAACAGAATTTAGAAACAATAAGAGTAAATAG
- a CDS encoding flavodoxin family protein, whose translation MKTLIIYSSETGNTKMVCEKAFEYINGEKVIIPVKEKDSINLDDFDNIVVGTWIDKANANAEAKKFINTLSNKNIFFIGTLAASLTSEHAKKCFNNLTKLCSKKNNFVDGVLARGRVSEDLQEKFTKFPLNIIHKFVPNMKEIIIEADSHPDESDFLLIKDFIDKNFNN comes from the coding sequence ATGAAAACTTTAATAATTTATTCATCTGAAACTGGAAATACAAAAATGGTTTGTGAAAAAGCATTTGAATATATAAATGGAGAAAAGGTAATTATTCCTGTTAAGGAAAAAGATAGTATAAACTTAGATGACTTTGATAATATTGTAGTAGGAACTTGGATAGATAAAGCTAATGCCAATGCAGAAGCTAAAAAATTTATAAATACTCTATCTAATAAAAACATATTTTTTATAGGAACTTTGGCAGCTTCTTTGACATCTGAACATGCTAAAAAATGTTTTAATAATCTTACTAAACTTTGTTCTAAAAAGAATAATTTTGTTGATGGTGTATTAGCAAGAGGGAGGGTTTCAGAAGATTTACAAGAAAAATTTACTAAATTTCCTTTAAATATTATTCATAAATTTGTCCCTAATATGAAGGAAATTATTATAGAAGCTGATTCTCACCCTGATGAAAGTGATTTTTTGTTAATCAAAGATTTTATAGACAAAAATTTTAATAATTAA
- a CDS encoding amino acid ABC transporter ATP-binding/permease protein, whose amino-acid sequence MKNRSTFNIVSNLLKLLDSLWKFMTIAVSTGVIGFICSFCITLFGAYAFLSVIPATKDGLKYVFGGGYSTQTYFYAMIFCGFFRAILHYLEQFANHYIAFHILAEIRVKLFKIMRKLAPAKIENKNQGNLISMITSDIELLEVFYAHTISPVLIAFFTSIFLFLYFFQLNYIYALYMLFAQFIVGIVVPYIAHKRSAKSGIEVRSKLGKLNDEFLDKLKGIREIIQYSQGKKVLKKIDEITSSLGENQKDLRNKASEVQMMVDSAIIILSITQLLLSFFLISKGLVSVEAAILAGVLQVGSFAPYINLAALGNILAQTFASGERVLNLMDEKPAVSDNISIVNNDITENDDILIDNISYSYENTDNKILKDFSLKIKKGQLTGIMGPSGCGKSTLLKLIMRFWDVDSGKIVLDRKDVKATPLKNLYQKFNYMTQSTSLFIGNIRDNLLVAKADATDEELYTALKKASFYDYVISLPDKLDSIVEEGGKNFSGGERQRIGLARAFLANREFFLLDEPTSNLDILNEAIILKSLADEAKDKTVILVSHRESTLSICNEVFKI is encoded by the coding sequence ATGAAAAATCGGTCAACTTTTAATATAGTATCTAACTTATTAAAGCTTTTAGACTCTCTTTGGAAATTTATGACTATTGCTGTTTCAACTGGTGTAATTGGATTTATATGTTCTTTTTGTATAACACTTTTTGGAGCTTATGCCTTTTTAAGTGTTATCCCTGCCACAAAAGATGGTCTTAAATATGTTTTTGGTGGAGGATATTCGACTCAAACATATTTTTATGCAATGATATTCTGTGGATTTTTTAGAGCTATTTTACATTATTTAGAGCAATTTGCAAACCATTATATAGCTTTTCACATTTTGGCAGAAATAAGAGTTAAACTATTTAAAATTATGAGAAAACTTGCACCTGCTAAAATAGAAAATAAAAATCAAGGTAATTTAATTTCTATGATAACATCAGATATTGAGCTTTTAGAAGTTTTCTATGCTCATACTATTTCACCTGTTTTAATTGCATTTTTTACAAGTATTTTCTTATTCTTGTATTTCTTTCAATTAAATTATATCTACGCTCTATATATGTTGTTTGCACAATTTATTGTAGGTATAGTTGTTCCTTATATAGCACATAAAAGGTCGGCAAAATCTGGTATAGAAGTTAGAAGTAAACTAGGAAAATTAAATGATGAATTTTTAGATAAATTAAAAGGGATAAGAGAAATCATTCAATATTCACAAGGTAAAAAAGTATTAAAGAAAATTGATGAAATAACTTCTTCTTTGGGAGAAAATCAAAAAGATTTAAGAAATAAAGCATCAGAAGTTCAAATGATGGTTGATTCTGCTATAATAATACTTTCTATAACTCAATTACTTTTAAGTTTTTTCTTAATTTCAAAAGGCTTAGTAAGTGTTGAAGCTGCTATCTTAGCAGGAGTTTTACAAGTCGGAAGCTTTGCCCCTTATATTAATCTTGCTGCTCTTGGAAATATACTTGCTCAAACTTTTGCATCAGGAGAAAGAGTTTTAAATCTAATGGATGAAAAGCCAGCAGTAAGTGACAATATTTCTATTGTAAATAATGATATTACAGAAAATGATGATATTCTTATAGATAATATTTCTTATTCTTATGAAAATACTGATAATAAAATTTTAAAAGATTTTTCTTTAAAAATTAAAAAAGGACAATTAACTGGAATTATGGGACCAAGTGGTTGTGGAAAATCTACTCTTTTAAAATTAATTATGAGATTTTGGGATGTAGATTCAGGTAAAATTGTTTTAGATAGAAAGGATGTAAAGGCTACTCCTTTAAAAAATCTATATCAAAAATTTAACTATATGACACAATCTACTAGCCTATTTATTGGAAATATAAGAGATAATTTATTGGTTGCAAAAGCTGATGCCACTGATGAAGAACTCTATACTGCATTAAAAAAAGCTTCATTTTATGACTATGTTATCTCTTTACCTGATAAGTTGGATAGTATAGTTGAAGAAGGTGGAAAGAATTTCTCTGGTGGAGAAAGACAAAGAATTGGGCTTGCAAGAGCTTTTTTAGCTAATAGAGAATTTTTCCTATTAGATGAACCAACTTCTAATTTGGATATATTAAATGAAGCTATAATTTTAAAATCATTAGCTGATGAAGCTAAAGATAAAACTGTTATTTTGGTATCACATAGAGAGTCTACACTTTCTATATGTAATGAAGTATTTAAAATTTAA
- a CDS encoding ABC transporter ATP-binding protein/permease has protein sequence MIDKRLYNFSGNIKKYISITTFLSCIKLIANIFFYSIFAFLLVSLINKDFSFSYSHIIISILIIVFVRQFSTIKVAHILGNLVVDVKRNLRKLIFEKTLKLGLAYSQLFKTQELIHLSVDNVEQLEVYFGGFLTQFYYCIVSSFILFFSIAYFNLKIAFILLGFSLAIPLSLYIILNKVKKIQKKYFAKYMNVGTLFLDSLQGLTTLKLYGTDEKREEEIAKMSEEFRIETMRVLKMQLLSIAVINWIIYAGTILAIITSIKLFLNGSLGLFPMLFIFMLAPEFFIPMRTLTSLFHVAMTGVSAAENIISFVDSPERNNNGNKDFKNENEIKVSKLNFSYPDGTQSLKDIDMTFKKGNLTAVVGHSGCGKSTLVSVLSGELKSKENEIFVDDIDIQNIKIEDKIKNILKITHDSHIFSGTVRENLTMANENLSDEAMIEVLKKVKLWDIFSKNKGLDTSLESQGKNLSGGQAQRVALARALLYDASVYIFDEATSNIDIESEEIILNIIYSLSKEKTVIYISHRLPAIKNADCIYVMDKGKVIESGKHDKLYAKKELYYNMYKHQEELETYLTKRGEKYEKSVNF, from the coding sequence ATGATTGATAAGAGGTTATATAATTTTTCAGGAAACATAAAAAAATATATATCAATAACAACTTTTTTATCCTGTATAAAGCTTATTGCCAATATATTTTTTTATTCAATCTTTGCTTTTTTATTAGTAAGTTTAATCAATAAAGATTTTTCATTTTCCTATAGCCATATAATTATCTCAATATTAATTATAGTCTTTGTAAGGCAATTCTCAACAATTAAAGTTGCACATATATTAGGAAATTTAGTTGTTGATGTAAAAAGAAATCTAAGAAAACTTATATTTGAAAAAACTTTAAAACTTGGTTTGGCTTACTCACAACTTTTTAAAACACAGGAACTGATACATTTATCAGTTGACAATGTAGAACAACTTGAAGTTTATTTTGGAGGCTTCTTAACTCAATTTTATTATTGTATTGTTTCTAGTTTTATTTTATTTTTTTCAATAGCATATTTTAATTTAAAAATTGCCTTTATTTTACTTGGATTTTCTTTAGCTATTCCTTTATCACTATATATTATCTTGAATAAGGTTAAAAAAATTCAAAAAAAATATTTTGCAAAATATATGAATGTAGGAACTTTATTTTTAGATAGTTTACAAGGTCTAACAACTCTTAAACTGTATGGAACAGACGAAAAAAGAGAAGAAGAAATAGCTAAGATGTCAGAAGAATTCAGAATTGAGACTATGAGAGTTTTAAAAATGCAACTTCTTTCTATTGCAGTGATTAACTGGATTATCTATGCTGGTACTATACTTGCAATAATAACTTCTATTAAATTATTCTTAAATGGAAGTTTAGGCTTATTCCCAATGTTATTTATATTTATGTTAGCACCTGAATTTTTTATCCCAATGAGAACATTGACTTCACTTTTCCATGTTGCTATGACTGGTGTTTCAGCAGCAGAAAATATTATCTCTTTTGTTGATTCACCTGAAAGAAATAATAATGGAAATAAAGATTTTAAAAATGAAAATGAAATTAAAGTTTCTAAGTTAAATTTCTCATATCCAGATGGTACTCAATCTTTAAAAGATATAGACATGACTTTTAAAAAGGGAAATCTAACAGCTGTTGTAGGGCATTCTGGTTGTGGAAAATCCACATTAGTTTCTGTTTTATCTGGAGAATTAAAATCTAAAGAAAATGAAATTTTTGTTGATGATATTGATATACAAAATATAAAAATAGAAGATAAAATTAAAAATATTTTAAAGATTACTCATGATTCACATATATTTTCTGGAACAGTTAGAGAAAACTTGACTATGGCTAATGAAAATTTGAGTGATGAAGCTATGATAGAAGTTCTTAAAAAAGTTAAACTATGGGATATTTTCTCAAAAAATAAAGGACTTGATACAAGTTTAGAAAGTCAAGGAAAAAATCTATCTGGTGGACAGGCACAAAGGGTTGCACTTGCAAGAGCATTACTATATGATGCCTCTGTTTACATATTTGATGAGGCTACTTCAAATATAGATATTGAATCTGAAGAAATTATTTTAAATATTATTTATTCTTTATCTAAAGAAAAGACTGTTATCTATATTAGCCATAGATTACCAGCTATTAAAAATGCTGATTGTATCTATGTTATGGATAAGGGAAAAGTTATTGAAAGTGGAAAACATGATAAATTATATGCTAAAAAAGAGCTTTATTACAATATGTATAAACATCAAGAAGAATTAGAAACTTATTTAACAAAGAGAGGTGAAAAGTATGAAAAATCGGTCAACTTTTAA
- a CDS encoding ShlB/FhaC/HecB family hemolysin secretion/activation protein produces the protein MFRKTILIFLSLFSFSYAVDEIDIEKRRQEQQDFDNLIKSQNFSVPKSSEDNEQKNLILNVTSINLKGNTIFEDFQIDALLRKYIGKNKDVYLLINELENKYIERGYVTTKVGLNTEKSDFDNGNISLFVLEGKIDKVFYDDKEIKFKTFITFPQRENNILNIRDLDQGIDNLGDNSKMDIKASDKNEYSNIYIKRDNKPISFGVNYNDLGQFDTSRHRLRYFLNTHNIFGLNESLDFSYQNKLQRQYKERDTRNFSFGVSVPFKYWTFSYSYDNSDYLRTINIQNRKYRATGKTENQTFGIRKMLHRNENHKIDLGARITLKDSKNYIDDLRLVSSSRKLSVLTVDTTYTGRILSGLLSTNVGVSFGLERFAANKDNEEWYRNEYSPKAQFRKYNINISWYRPIDKFYYKVNLGGQYSKDVLYSQEKIGIGDDTSVRGFKDESTQGDKGFYIRNEIGYKGNEFLEPYIAYDYGRVFNNKVNEDKVETLQGVAIGIKAYFKGFEGSFSLAKPIDKPSYFRNNRPVAYTTLTYRF, from the coding sequence GTGTTTAGAAAAACAATTTTAATATTTTTATCCTTGTTTTCTTTTTCTTATGCAGTAGATGAAATAGATATAGAGAAGAGAAGACAAGAACAACAAGATTTTGATAATTTAATAAAAAGTCAGAATTTTTCTGTACCTAAAAGTAGTGAGGATAATGAGCAAAAGAATTTAATTTTAAATGTAACTTCTATTAACTTGAAAGGTAATACAATATTTGAAGATTTTCAAATTGATGCTCTTTTAAGAAAATATATTGGTAAAAACAAAGATGTTTACTTATTAATAAATGAGTTAGAAAATAAATATATTGAGAGGGGATATGTTACTACAAAAGTTGGACTTAATACAGAGAAATCTGATTTTGATAATGGTAATATATCTCTTTTTGTTTTAGAAGGAAAAATAGATAAAGTTTTTTATGATGATAAAGAAATTAAGTTTAAAACTTTTATTACTTTTCCTCAAAGAGAAAACAATATTTTAAATATTAGAGATTTAGATCAAGGAATAGATAATCTTGGCGATAATTCAAAGATGGATATTAAAGCCAGTGATAAAAATGAATACAGTAACATATATATTAAAAGAGATAATAAGCCTATAAGTTTTGGAGTAAACTACAATGATTTAGGACAGTTTGATACTTCAAGACATAGGCTTAGATATTTTTTAAATACTCATAATATATTTGGATTAAATGAAAGCTTAGATTTTTCTTATCAAAATAAGTTGCAAAGACAATACAAAGAAAGAGATACTAGAAATTTTAGCTTTGGAGTATCTGTTCCTTTTAAATATTGGACTTTTTCATACAGCTATGATAATTCAGACTATCTTCGTACAATTAATATTCAAAATAGAAAATACAGAGCAACAGGAAAAACAGAAAATCAAACATTTGGTATAAGAAAAATGTTACATAGAAATGAAAATCATAAAATAGATTTAGGTGCAAGAATAACTTTAAAGGATTCTAAAAATTACATTGATGATTTGCGATTAGTTTCTAGTTCAAGAAAATTATCTGTTCTAACTGTGGATACAACATATACAGGAAGAATATTATCAGGACTATTAAGTACAAATGTTGGAGTAAGCTTTGGATTAGAAAGATTTGCAGCTAACAAGGATAATGAAGAATGGTACAGAAATGAATATTCTCCTAAAGCACAATTTAGAAAATACAATATAAATATATCTTGGTATAGACCAATAGATAAATTTTACTACAAGGTAAATCTTGGAGGACAATATTCAAAGGATGTGCTGTATTCGCAAGAAAAAATAGGAATAGGTGATGATACATCTGTAAGAGGATTTAAAGATGAATCAACACAAGGAGATAAAGGATTCTATATTAGAAATGAAATAGGATACAAAGGAAATGAGTTTTTAGAACCATATATAGCCTATGACTATGGTAGAGTTTTTAATAATAAAGTAAATGAGGATAAGGTAGAAACTCTTCAAGGAGTTGCAATAGGAATAAAAGCATATTTTAAAGGTTTTGAAGGCAGTTTTAGCCTAGCAAAACCAATAGATAAACCAAGCTATTTTAGAAATAATAGACCAGTAGCATACACAACTTTAACATATAGATTCTAG